From the genome of Thermosynechococcus sp. NK55a:
AGGGGATTAAAGGTTTCTTCAAAGGCATAGAGGGGACTTGTCCCTAGATCGCCATAGACGACGCCGAGGGCACCCAGAATAAGAAGCCTTGAGGGTTGGTGGTCAGCATTCGTTTTAGTCATGGCTGGATGGGGTGAGTTAGTGACTTAAGCTATCGAAGCGGATATTCGCTTGAGCCATGCGTTTAAGGGCTTCACCTAGGCGATCGCGATCGGCAATGAGACTGATCCGCACGTATCCTTCACCGCCTTCGCCAAAGGCATTGCCGGGGGTCACAACAATACCCGTTTCCTGAAGCAGCTTGAGGGCAAAATCTGTTGAACTCATGCCCAGGGGGACGGGCACCCAGAGATACATGGTTGCTTGGGTTGGGGTGAGTTGCCAGCCCAGTTCATTCAAGCCTTGAATCAGAAAATCCCGCCGCTGGCGATAGCGATCGCACACAGAGGCAATGTAGCTATCGGGCAGGCTCAGGGCCACCTCTGCAGCTTTCTGTAAAACTGAAAAAACCCCATAGTCCAAGTTGGTTTTCAGGGTACGCAAGCCCTGAATAATGTGGCGGTTGCCCACGACAAACCCAACCCGCCAGCCCGCCATGTTATAGGTTTTTGAGAGGGTATGGAACTCAACACCGATTTCCTTGGCACCGGGGATTTCAAGTAAGCTGGTGGGTTGATAGCCATCAAAGGCCAGTTCGGCGTAGCAAAGGTCATGTACTAAAAGGATTTGGTATTCGCGGGCAAAGGCAACCACTGCTTCAAAAAAAGAGCGGGGGGCGATCGCCGCCGTGGGGTTGCTGGGATAGTTGAAGTACAAAACCTTGGCTTGGCGGGCAATGTCACTGGGAATCTCACTCAGATCAATGAGCCAACCCTTTTCCCGTTTGAGAATGAGGGGATAAATGTTGGCACCGGCGATCGCCGGCCCCCGAAAATGGGCAGGATAGGCCGGGCTAGGAACGAGGACGACATCCCCTGGATTCACGTAGGCAAGGGCCAGGTGTGTCAGTCCCTCTTTTGATCCCAAAAGGGGTAAGGCCTCACCCTCGGGATCAAGGGAAACATTGTAGCGGCGCTGATACCAGCGAGTAATGGCCTGACGGAAAACCGCTGTGCCTTCAAAGGGGGGATAACCGTGGTAGCTGGGTTCCTCAAAGGCAGCAATAGCCGCTTCAATCACTGGCCGCGGTGCTGAGCCATCCGGATTACCCATGCCCAAGTCAATGAGGTCGAGTCCCTGCTGCCGAGCCTTCAACTTTAGTTCATCAAGCCGAGCAAAAACATAGGGCGGCAATGCCCCAAGGCGATCGGCCGGCTGAATCCACTCTAATCCCATCTAGCGGGCACTCCCATCCAAGACTTTGGCGCTGTAGCCGACCACGGTGGACACCATTGCTTCTAGCACTAGATCAGGCGTCACGGGAAACGGCAGATAGTGAATATCGGAATGGGGCGCACAGGCAACCGTAGCGGCGTGCTGGAGTTGCGCCAAGCTGGCCTCTCGGAAGCCCAAATCCTCTAAACTCAGGGGCAGACCCACCTGTTCATAAAACTGGCAAAGTTGATGGCGAGCACTTGTGGCCAGTTGACTGCCTTGGACAATCTCTTCCAAGCGTAGTTGGACAAGAATACCGTAGGCCACTTTTTCACCGTGGAGGGTGCCCTGACTTTGGGGCAGTTGGGTCAAACCGTTGTGGATCGCATGGGCTGCTACTGTGCGGCATTGGGCACCCCCCAATCCACCGATCATTCCTGCCATCAGGACACTGGCATCAACCAGATTTTCCCAAGCGGGACTGCCCAGATTGTTCAAGGCTTCGGCAGACCGCTGTAGGAGAATATCGCGCAATACACGAGCTTGCTGTACAGCAGCGACAATCAGGGTTTCTTGGCGGTGGCCACTACTGACCGAAGCCTCATACCACTTGGCAAGGGCATCACCAATGCCGGCAAGCAGGGTTCGCTTCGGAGCTGTTTGAATCAGGGCGTAGTCCAACAGTAGCAGATCTGGGCAACGGTGGAGTGCCACATCATAGGCAAAAGCACCGGCCTCTGTATAAACATTGGAAAGGGCTGTCCAAGCGGCGCAGGTGGCTGCCGACGTGGGGATGGTCACCACGGGCAAGTGAAGTTGGTGCCCCAAGAGCTTAGCGGTATCCAGCGCTTTGCCACCGCCAATGCCGATGATCAGATCGCTGCCTTGGGCCTCTTGGCGGAGTTGGGCAAGGGTAGACTCGCTGCACTCACCATGGAATGTTCCTACGGTGAAAGTAAGATCATGGGAGTGGGCGATCGCCTGCCACTCCTGCTCAAGCTGCTGATACCGCTGCGGTGAAACCACTAAAAGGGGATGATGCCCCAATTGCGCAATGGCTTCCCCTGCTTGGGAGAAAATTGACCAACCGCGATAGATGTGGGTAGGCGCGATGCAAAGGGATGAAAAAGCAGCAGTCACAGGCTGTACAAAGAAACTGTAGGAATTTCTCGCAGCATAGAGCGGTTTTCGCTCTTGCCATAGAGATTTTCCACTATCTTAACTACTTTTCTGCTGACTTTCCGTTTGCACGTACAAAATAATCAAAAACACGCTTGGCACCAGTACAAACAGGGCAGTTGCAATCAAGCCGAGTTGGTTGACTTCCATGGTATCTGTTCCACAACACTGAATTTTATTTTATCAATGCTGTGTGCCCCTTGGGGCATTGCCCTCAGCCAAGGTGGTGATCACGGATTCGGCAATTTTTTGGGCGGTTACGGGAGCCAGTAAAATACCGTTGCGGTAATGACCAGTGGCGAGCCAAGTGCGGTCATCCATTTTTTCGATGATTGGTGCCGGGCGATCGCTCGGACGCGGTCGCACTCCCTGCCACTGTTGTGTTATAGGAGCTGTTTGCAAAACTGGCCAAAGCTCGCTGGCTCGTCCATGGAGTTGATCAAGGGTTTGTGGATTCCCAACTAAAGTGTTGAACTCCACAGTGGCACCTACCCACACTCGCCCCCAAGGCAAAGGGACAAAATGAATCCCTTCAGCGGTCATCACTGGTGTGTTCGCATCAATCTGACAGGCAAACTCTAGGGCTTGTCCTAAAACCGGTTCCAGAGTAACAGGGCGATCCAGGGCTTCGGTGAGGGGCGTTGTCCCCAGACCCGCCGCCAAGATGAGGTATTCAGTCTCCAGCGAAGTTTGATCCAATTCCAGAATCCACCCCCGCGATGGTTGGAGATGTCGGACCGGGGTTTGATAGAAGAACTTTACCCCCCGTTGACGCGCGGCTTGGCGCAGGGCTTGAGTCAAGGGTTTAGGGGTAACTTGGCGATCGCCCGTTGCCCAAAGGGCCCCGTGAATATGGTGAAGATCAAGAAGGGGACATTGATCTTGAACTTCGGCGGGAGAAAGCCACTGCACACCCTGGGGCGTCTGTTCCTGCAACCATGCTTGGGCGGCCATTGCCGCCGCTTCTGTGGTACAAATTTCAACAATGCCTTGGCGCTGGTAGGGAATCTTGATCCCAGTTTGCGCCTCCAGTTCTGGAATCAGGGTTTCGTAGCGTGCTAAACTGGCCTGGCGCAGCTGAAAGTTGCGTCCGCGCCGCCGCCGACTGAGATGGACGATGAGAACCCCTAGGGCGGCACCTGTTGCTTGCCAATCTTCCTCCCCCTGCGCTTCAAGGACCAGAATCGGGGTTTCCGCTGAATCAAGAACACAACTCAGTTCGTAGGCGATCGCCGCGCCCACCACCCCGGCGCCCACAATCGTCACCGTTGCATTTGCTGGCAGTGCCGTCACAGTGTTGCAATTGTATTCACTAATTCCCAGTTTTCATTTTCGGCGATGGCGCGACTCACACGGTCAAACCATTCAAAGCAGTGATTATTTTTCTTGAGGGTCAGTTCCTTGTTCTTGAGCACCAGATCAAACTTAGTGACATCCTTTTGGGGCGTGGTTTTATCAATCAGGACTTCAACTGTAACCAGTTGGGACATTGAAATAGTATCGAGCGTTCTCTCCCGTGCCACCACGTAATCGTCCCCTACATGGGTCACTGTCAAATCGCAGGCCTCTAGGGTTTGCACCAGCTCTTCCTTTAGCCGTGCCCGAGGGAGTGCAATGGTAACAACACGCGCATATCGAGCCATAACCGCCAAGTGGTAAACTAATAATCTGCGAATAATGGTTCTGGTGTACTCACGGCACAAATGGGGTGCTGTGACTGCTGGTGTGCCTAGGAAATCACAGGAAATTAAGCATCAGCCCCATTGTATGCGTTCCTTGCATCGTGCCGGCAGCATGCCGCGATTATATCAAACCTTTTCTTGACATTGCTGGATTCATGCATTCTGCTACCCATCCCTATGCGGGTTTATTTATTGTCCTAGAGGGGGGAGAGGGCGCCGGCAAAACCACTCAAATGGGGGCGATCGCCACGTGGTTAGAGGAAAGTGGCTGGCTGGCAAAACTACGATCCTCCCATGTTGATCCACCCTTACTCCTCACCCGTGAACCGGGAGGGACCCCCCTGGGCCAAGGTCTACGGCAATTGCTGCTCCATAGTGATTTAGAGATTGACCCCCTAGCGGAGCTGCTCCTCTATGCCGCCGATCGCGCCCAACATGTGGCCACTGGCATTCGTCCGCAACTGCAACGGGGGGGCATTGTCCTGTGCGATCGCTATACGGCTTCTACCGTTGCCTACCAAGGCTATGGGCGAGGGCTGGACTTGCAGATCATTGAGCACATCAACCAGATTGCTACGGGGGGTCTAGGAGCGGATTTAGTTCTCTGGTTAGATCTTCCCGTCGGTGTTGGTCTTGCCCGTACCCAACAGCGGGGCATAGCGGATCGCCTCGAGCAGAATGCGGTGGTCTTTCATGAGCGGGTTCGTCAGGGATTTATGGCCTTAGCTCAGCAAGGGAGCGATCGCTGGCAGCGGATTGATGCCGACCAACCCCTAGATCAGGTGAGTAAAGCTATTCAAGATTGCCTAGCAGCACATCTGCACCGCTGGTTTGAGACCTTGAAGAAGCGCCTGACTGGGGGCGATCGGGCCTTGCCATAGCTCTAGTCCTTCCTGAAAAATTTGCTCAATGGGCAGCATCTGGCCCCTGGTGGTCATAAAGCGGTGATCCGGTGTTGCCCAAATGGTCGAGCCATCCTCCAGTTGATACTCATACACGGGACGGAAGCCCTGAAAATGCCACTGGGCAATGGGCTGCGTATAAAGATGACCTTGGGCATCAAGACTATACACATGACAGGTCAACCGCTCCTGCACCAAGCGCCGAATGGGAACCGCACCATATTCCACGGTCATCACCGCGGTCTCACCACTCAGACAGTATTCAGCGAAATCCAGCATCTGCTTAAAAAGTTCTTGGGCTATGGCACTGGGCACACCATTTTTAGCTGCTCCCTCGATGAAGAGGGCTTCATGTTTTTCCATTTCCTCTTTTTTCTTTTTGCCCATCGCGCGGCGGAGGAGATCC
Proteins encoded in this window:
- a CDS encoding FAD-binding oxidoreductase, which encodes MTALPANATVTIVGAGVVGAAIAYELSCVLDSAETPILVLEAQGEEDWQATGAALGVLIVHLSRRRRGRNFQLRQASLARYETLIPELEAQTGIKIPYQRQGIVEICTTEAAAMAAQAWLQEQTPQGVQWLSPAEVQDQCPLLDLHHIHGALWATGDRQVTPKPLTQALRQAARQRGVKFFYQTPVRHLQPSRGWILELDQTSLETEYLILAAGLGTTPLTEALDRPVTLEPVLGQALEFACQIDANTPVMTAEGIHFVPLPWGRVWVGATVEFNTLVGNPQTLDQLHGRASELWPVLQTAPITQQWQGVRPRPSDRPAPIIEKMDDRTWLATGHYRNGILLAPVTAQKIAESVITTLAEGNAPRGTQH
- a CDS encoding iron-containing alcohol dehydrogenase family protein, encoding MTAAFSSLCIAPTHIYRGWSIFSQAGEAIAQLGHHPLLVVSPQRYQQLEQEWQAIAHSHDLTFTVGTFHGECSESTLAQLRQEAQGSDLIIGIGGGKALDTAKLLGHQLHLPVVTIPTSAATCAAWTALSNVYTEAGAFAYDVALHRCPDLLLLDYALIQTAPKRTLLAGIGDALAKWYEASVSSGHRQETLIVAAVQQARVLRDILLQRSAEALNNLGSPAWENLVDASVLMAGMIGGLGGAQCRTVAAHAIHNGLTQLPQSQGTLHGEKVAYGILVQLRLEEIVQGSQLATSARHQLCQFYEQVGLPLSLEDLGFREASLAQLQHAATVACAPHSDIHYLPFPVTPDLVLEAMVSTVVGYSAKVLDGSAR
- the tmk gene encoding dTMP kinase, translating into MHSATHPYAGLFIVLEGGEGAGKTTQMGAIATWLEESGWLAKLRSSHVDPPLLLTREPGGTPLGQGLRQLLLHSDLEIDPLAELLLYAADRAQHVATGIRPQLQRGGIVLCDRYTASTVAYQGYGRGLDLQIIEHINQIATGGLGADLVLWLDLPVGVGLARTQQRGIADRLEQNAVVFHERVRQGFMALAQQGSDRWQRIDADQPLDQVSKAIQDCLAAHLHRWFETLKKRLTGGDRALP
- the psbM gene encoding photosystem II reaction center protein PsbM, with product MEVNQLGLIATALFVLVPSVFLIILYVQTESQQKSS
- a CDS encoding aspartate aminotransferase yields the protein MGLEWIQPADRLGALPPYVFARLDELKLKARQQGLDLIDLGMGNPDGSAPRPVIEAAIAAFEEPSYHGYPPFEGTAVFRQAITRWYQRRYNVSLDPEGEALPLLGSKEGLTHLALAYVNPGDVVLVPSPAYPAHFRGPAIAGANIYPLILKREKGWLIDLSEIPSDIARQAKVLYFNYPSNPTAAIAPRSFFEAVVAFAREYQILLVHDLCYAELAFDGYQPTSLLEIPGAKEIGVEFHTLSKTYNMAGWRVGFVVGNRHIIQGLRTLKTNLDYGVFSVLQKAAEVALSLPDSYIASVCDRYRQRRDFLIQGLNELGWQLTPTQATMYLWVPVPLGMSSTDFALKLLQETGIVVTPGNAFGEGGEGYVRISLIADRDRLGEALKRMAQANIRFDSLSH